The Brassica napus cultivar Da-Ae chromosome C1, Da-Ae, whole genome shotgun sequence DNA segment AGTACTTGTTTAACAAAGCAAAATCATTGAACACACTCTGACATGGTCGTCATTCCCTAAATAGCATTATACAGTGGAATATACATACATTACGAGCATATGGGTGACTCACATTTGTGTGAATGATTCGAGTAAACATCATTTAACTTGATGTACCAAGTCATATTAATCTATTTTGATTGACACAGAGTCCAAACTCTTCCTGTCTCTCGTTCATTCCTTCTTGTTTCCTTTACCCTTACCTACTTCTTCTGATAACAATGTCTGCTCATATACGAACTGAGTGACCAGTGCGACAAGAATACCTCCAAGAACCGCTACTTTTCTCCAATCCGGTGAAGAAACAAACGAATCAGCAATTGATACAACCAAGATCCCAATCAAACCGAGGTAAATGTTCCTTCTTGACTTTGATCCTGCACTTACTTTGGTAACCTCTTGTATTTTCTCTGTCTCCTCTTTAGCTTTCTCTACATCCACAGGCTTTTTATCTCGTAAGCTCTTGAAGAACAATCCTTCGTTCCTGTCTTCCACGATCTTCTCCTCGAACTCAGCCAACTTGTTATCGTTCTCCTCTATCTCCAACCTGTTCAACCCCGCAGATTCCTCAAACGCTTGCATCTTGCTCTCAATGTTCTCTAATATCTactcagaaaaaaataataataatatcagcTTATATAAGtcaaaaatgaccaaaaaataaactattaataattgaaACTAAACATTttcaaactttaaatttgacatttaaaGTTTCATATTACTTGAAAatgttagaaaaataattatgaaca contains these protein-coding regions:
- the LOC106427906 gene encoding uncharacterized protein LOC106427906, which codes for MRKLTRGGYTLCNDPLFFKKMINTLQSFRTSLTPNVLSNASRHSISRTQFICLSKSTGDGTSDSDLDPPKPEGDSRRQELLARIAMLQTSKVRLTDFLDERSDYLTKFAEEANAEFDKVGEDAMKDLDEASSRILENIESKMQAFEESAGLNRLEIEENDNKLAEFEEKIVEDRNEGLFFKSLRDKKPVDVEKAKEETEKIQEVTKVSAGSKSRRNIYLGLIGILVVSIADSFVSSPDWRKVAVLGGILVALVTQFVYEQTLLSEEVGKGKGNKKE